One Paenibacillus riograndensis SBR5 DNA segment encodes these proteins:
- a CDS encoding ABC transporter ATP-binding protein has product MSQLIIENLVKNYGQKPVVNNLNITVESGEMLSLLGPSGCGKTTTLRMIAGMHDPTSGSIRLDGRELTTIAPHKRNIGLVFQNYALFPHLSVFENVAFGLKRHGVQKSEIRGRVEAALHSVRLNDFAERFPAQMSGGQQQRVALARTLVLKPPLVLFDEPLSNLDAKLRQALGIEIRVLQREYGFTGIFVTHDQEEAMVISDRIAVMNGGNIVQTGTPQQIYMHPADPFVADFVGESNLFPITNIMESEGMWRFELTKGNPISAEKTGNGSAPTYVMVRPEAVSVRRKSLEPHPVSGHGLNTLAGEVAFINYSGSSYLIGVVIKSLDQQFIIRLQNTRRELNLRVGEEAVVEWPVHETLTF; this is encoded by the coding sequence ATGAGCCAACTGATCATCGAAAATCTCGTAAAAAATTACGGGCAAAAACCCGTAGTCAACAATCTGAATATTACTGTAGAGAGCGGTGAGATGCTGTCGCTTCTCGGACCGAGCGGATGCGGGAAAACGACAACCCTGCGTATGATTGCAGGCATGCATGATCCGACCTCGGGCTCCATCCGGCTGGATGGCAGGGAACTGACAACTATTGCTCCCCATAAAAGGAACATTGGACTCGTTTTCCAGAACTATGCCCTCTTCCCTCACTTAAGCGTTTTTGAAAATGTAGCTTTTGGACTGAAGCGTCACGGTGTGCAGAAATCGGAAATCAGGGGACGCGTGGAGGCGGCCCTGCATTCCGTGCGGCTAAACGATTTTGCAGAACGGTTCCCCGCACAAATGTCCGGCGGACAGCAGCAGCGGGTTGCGCTGGCGCGGACTCTTGTGCTTAAACCGCCGCTTGTACTGTTCGATGAGCCGCTCAGTAACCTAGATGCCAAGCTGCGTCAGGCGCTGGGAATTGAAATCCGCGTGCTGCAGCGGGAGTATGGTTTTACCGGGATCTTTGTTACTCATGACCAGGAGGAAGCGATGGTCATCTCTGACCGTATTGCCGTAATGAACGGCGGGAATATTGTGCAGACCGGAACGCCGCAGCAGATTTATATGCATCCTGCCGACCCGTTCGTGGCCGATTTTGTGGGAGAATCGAACTTGTTTCCAATCACCAATATCATGGAATCAGAAGGCATGTGGCGTTTCGAACTGACGAAGGGGAACCCCATTTCTGCGGAGAAAACCGGGAACGGGAGCGCTCCGACATATGTTATGGTCCGGCCGGAGGCTGTTTCTGTGCGGCGTAAAAGCTTGGAACCTCATCCGGTATCCGGACATGGGCTTAATACGCTGGCGGGTGAAGTGGCTTTTATCAACTACTCCGGTTCCTCCTATCTGATCGGAGTTGTAATCAAGTCGCTGGACCAGCAATTTATTATCCGGCTGCAGAACACGAGAAGAGAGCTGAATCTGCGGGTAGGCGAAGAAGCGGTGGTCGAGTGGCCGGTTCACGAAACGCTTACCTTCTGA
- a CDS encoding AraC family transcriptional regulator, with amino-acid sequence MDRTSQRLLKEDRVHGDVMFPLAAYWIELPAGTHVLDTHWHEEAEFFMLLEGEILFQVDTDYFPLRPGEAVFIESGDIHAAYALQDSPCRFCALVFHPDLLASAQYDTIQQTVILPLLEKRQSFPRHLTPEMAWQQELLHHLERLMEAYANKMPGFEAFMKGTLLIMLSQIAIEGRSVNHTQSEGADTTKINRLKKVILYIQDNYQEPIRTRDLSELIPMSEGQFCRFFKAMTRKTPVDYINSYRIRQAADLLQQSERKISDIAMDVGFDNVSYFIKVFRKAMKCSPSEFRKGAVQGAGQSQLYP; translated from the coding sequence ATGGACCGTACCTCTCAGCGTCTGCTGAAAGAAGACCGTGTACATGGTGATGTTATGTTCCCGCTTGCCGCCTATTGGATTGAGCTTCCGGCCGGAACCCATGTCCTGGATACGCACTGGCATGAAGAGGCAGAGTTCTTTATGCTGCTGGAAGGCGAGATTCTGTTTCAGGTGGATACCGATTATTTCCCGCTCCGTCCGGGTGAAGCGGTGTTCATCGAATCCGGTGACATCCATGCCGCGTATGCGCTCCAGGACAGCCCCTGCCGGTTCTGCGCACTGGTCTTCCATCCTGATCTTCTGGCCAGCGCCCAATATGACACCATTCAGCAGACGGTGATTCTGCCGCTTCTGGAGAAGCGCCAAAGCTTCCCCAGACATCTTACACCGGAGATGGCCTGGCAGCAGGAATTACTCCACCATCTCGAACGTTTAATGGAGGCATATGCTAATAAAATGCCCGGATTCGAGGCCTTTATGAAAGGAACTTTGCTCATCATGCTCTCCCAGATCGCGATCGAGGGCCGCTCCGTGAACCATACCCAGTCGGAGGGTGCGGATACAACCAAGATCAACCGGCTGAAGAAGGTCATCCTTTACATTCAGGACAACTACCAGGAACCGATACGTACCCGCGATTTGTCTGAGCTTATACCCATGAGCGAAGGGCAGTTCTGCCGCTTTTTCAAAGCGATGACCCGTAAGACGCCGGTGGATTACATCAATTCCTACCGGATCCGCCAGGCCGCGGATTTGCTGCAGCAAAGCGAACGCAAAATATCCGACATCGCCATGGATGTCGGATTCGATAACGTCAGCTATTTCATTAAGGTGTTCCGCAAGGCGATGAAATGCTCGCCTTCAGAGTTCCGCAAGGGAGCAGTACAGGGTGCCGGACAGTCGCAGCTGTATCCGTGA